The following proteins come from a genomic window of Trichoplusia ni isolate ovarian cell line Hi5 chromosome 16, tn1, whole genome shotgun sequence:
- the LOC113501672 gene encoding solute carrier family 22 member 7-like, giving the protein METKPEANGKMDTKENMENKKVEEVDKMVQAIGTFEKWQIMLCVMVAFPSRISAAWQQLGIVFVAPATSFQCTETNLTDSIQPATCYKDCVKYEYYTEFENTIISEWDLICERAWMANLTQTLCMAGVLIGSIFFGFVADRFGRRIALLIACVLQLVTGLIEPFSISYWMFTIVRFFIGTSIAGTMLCSFILMMEITGPKRRELMSVLCALPFPVGQMLMPLFSYYLRSWNRFCLGVGIPNLIYLIYFFLLPESPKWLISQGRLEDASKVMTQAARWNNLPSDNMLDVAKAIAYDNANSKDAQQGKATYMDLLRTKVLRVNIVGSCTLWFMLGISFYGSNQYIGQTSSNAFVSVALAGVLQLPGIMLSGILSKKVGRRITLICFFAVCAVSNAFLAVPEDWFIVRLVAGAIGVGCSSGAFATVYMYTTELFPTVTRNMAMGASSTISRVGSMLAPYVAGLTGVAAWLPPAAFAVVPVLGALTLIFLPETRGKILRDHVA; this is encoded by the exons ATGGAGACGAAACCAGAAGCAAACGGAAAAATGGACACCAAAGAGAATATGGAGAATAAAAAAGTTGAGGAAGTGGATAAAATGGTCCAAGCCATTGGGACATTCGAAAAATGGCAGATAATGTTGTGTGTTATGGTGGCGTTCCCTTCGAGGATCTCAGCGGCCTGGCAGCAGCTGGGGATCGTGTTCGTGGCACCCGCGACCAGCTTCCAGTGCACGGAGACGAACCTCACGGACAGCATCCAGCCGGCGACGTGCTACAAGGACTGTGTCAAGTACGAGTACTACACGGAGTTCGAGAACACCATCATCTCGGAGTGGGACCTCATCTGCGAGAGAGCCTGGATGGCTAACCTCACACAGACTCTGTGTATGGCCGGTGTGTTGAtaggcagtattttttttggcttCGTAGCTGACAG ATTCGGAAGACGCATAGCATTATTAATAGCTTGCGTTCTTCAACTAGTCACCGGTTTGATAGAACCCTTCAGCATATCCTACTGGATGTTCACCATCGTCCGGTTCTTCATCGGCACGTCCATAGCCGGGACTATGCTGTGCTCTTTCATCCTCATGATGGAAATCACAGGTCCTAAAAGAAGAGAGCTCATGAGCGTACTCTGCGCCCTTCCGTTCCCGGTTGGGCAAATGTTGATGCCACTGTTCTCCTACTACTTGAGAAGTTGGAACAGGTTCTGTCTGGGCGTCGGGATCCCAAATCTCATCTACCTTATTTACTTCTTCCTGTTGCCGGAGTCACCGAAATGGTTGATATCTCAAGGAAGGTTGGAAGATGCTAGTAAAGTGATGACACAAGCAGCCCGATG GAATAATCTGCCATCGGACAACATGCTAGACGTTGCTAAAGCCATAGCCTACGATAACGCCAACTCAAAAGACGCACAGCAAGGCAAAGCCACGTACATGGATTTGTTAAGGACCAAAGTATTACGAGTGAACATCGTAGGATCTTGCACGCTCTGGTTTATGCTGGGCATCAGTTTCTACGGCAGCAATCAGTACATAGGGCAGACGAGTTCAAACGCTTTTGTCTCCGTTGCCTTAGCTGGAGTATTACAA ctcCCTGGAATTATGCTGAGTGGCATCCTCTCAAAGAAGGTCGGTAGGAGGATTACTCTGATCTGTTTCTTCGCCGTTTGCGCCGTGAGCAACGCGTTTTTGGCGGTACCAGAAGATTGGTTCATCGTAAGGCTGGTGGCAGGAGCCATTGGTGTTGGATGCTCATCGGGAGCATTTGCTACCGT GTACATGTACACCACCGAGCTGTTCCCGACGGTGACCCGCAACATGGCGATGGGCGCGTCGTCGACGATCTCCCGCGTGGGCTCCATGCTGGCGCCTTACGTGGCGGGGCTCACGGGCGTGGCCGCCTGGCTGCCGCCCGCCGCCTTCGCCGTTGTACCCGTGCTGGGCGCGCTAACCCTTATCTTCCTTCCAGAAACCAGGGGCAAGATACTGAGAGACCACGTCGCTTAG
- the LOC113501674 gene encoding uncharacterized protein LOC113501674 — MSSTLKCSVCNIVIDELLSYIQNKISVIDEITLMRICTTSFSSEEIQKSKSLLFDSLSTDVRKISRKRKGKEVRDLEDIISLFKVTDPDAIPIFVARQLEKLPPITFDHLDCTKLLKDLLLVKEEIEQVKTTYASVKQLEDLRNEVIGLKNDRIMYTPAQYINNKSGAWFDNNEANAINDSTIEVNSVCDKLQKEELVANSKLQNNSNCRYPKISDKEIVNCVNEEPSVVVTHRDMQKSPRTPPPLAPVTENKTKQQKDDQLTVLITSAPVSPNAAESECESRNNTEWRTISYKKRSNYRYAGKAGTARDVQGSFKAAERKVPIFISNVHKDTMAKDIVSYIQSKTQDVVSLEKINTKKQKEHNAYKFFVSESKLSLFLDENIWPEGIIFRRFVHFKSKYVRDMSTKTATNQTYNA, encoded by the coding sequence ATGTCGAGTACGTTAAAGTGCAGTGTTTGTAACATTGTGATAGACGAGTTGCTCtcgtatatacaaaataaaatatcggtGATAGACGAAATTACATTAATGAGAATATGTACAACGTCTTTCTCAAGCGAAGAAATACAGAAATCAAAATCGCTGTTGTTTGATTCTCTGTCAACGGATGTACGTAAAATATCTAGAAAACGTAAAGGAAAGGAAGTTAGAGATTTGGAAGACATCATTAGTCTTTTCAAAGTAACAGATCCTGATgcaattccaatatttgtggCGAGGCAATTAGAAAAATTGCCGCCTATTACATTTGATCATCTTGATTGTACGAAACTTCTCAAGGATTTGCTGCTCGTAAAAGAGGAAATTGAGCAAGTTAAGACGACATATGCTTCGGTCAAGCAGCTTGAAGACCTAAGAAACGAAGTTATCGGATTAAAAAACGACAGAATAATGTATACCCCAGCacaatacattaataacaaaagtgGCGCATGGTTTGATAATAATGAAGCTAATGCTATTAATGACTCAACGATAGAAGTAAATAGTGTGTgtgataaattacaaaaagaggaACTTGTTGCAAACAGTAAGTTGCAGAATAATTCCAATTGTAGGTATCCGAAAATAAGCGACAAAGAAATCGTGAACTGCGTTAACGAGGAGCCGAGTGTCGTAGTGACTCATCGTGATATGCAAAAATCGCCTCggacgccgccgccgctcgcgccgGTAACTGAGaacaaaactaaacaacaaaagGACGATCAGCTGACTGTGTTGATAACGAGTGCGCCCGTATCACCTAATGCAGCGGAATCGGAATGCGAGTCGCGAAATAATACTGAGTGGAGAACTATATCTTACAAGAAAAGATCGAATTATAGGTATGCAGGCAAAGCGGGAACTGCGCGTGACGTTCAAGGAAGTTTCAAGGCGGCTGAAAGGAAAGTTCCTATTTTCATTTCTAATGTCCATAAAGATACGATGGCTAAGGACATAGTGTCTTACATACAAAGTAAAACACAGGATGTTGTATCATTAGAAAAGATAAACactaagaaacaaaaagaacacAACGCATACAAGTTCTTTGTATCAGAaagtaaattatctttattcttAGATGAAAATATATGGCCTGAAGGCATTATATTTAGGCGTTTCGtgcattttaaaagcaaatatgtaAGAGATATGTCAACAAAAACGGCCACAAATCAAACATATAATGCATAG